In Populus trichocarpa isolate Nisqually-1 chromosome 7, P.trichocarpa_v4.1, whole genome shotgun sequence, the following proteins share a genomic window:
- the LOC7486029 gene encoding uncharacterized protein LOC7486029 isoform X1, with protein sequence MALEFIYSLQNVWPLSILKADDLKASDRIVRKLSIPENTKSFVFAVRDPKSQSVIYILCAQNLSERSAVDVECLIREIRPDAVVAQVGHSPLVQIQSEESELGNIADDLVPTSSFGVIKRCFLNKINKEKYEDLAGSLVLREIFGTGFHGHILAAKKVAEEVGSSFLVLETSSINTVIGDNSSSEVDTGSEVDTGSRVHAFVSSLVPQKAGSISLQSSRRFSLDDNVQSRMVKLSSSYMDLSMRKLRPSSSVSESGLKEIHPGNSFQVPPFAQSVYPLLQDLHNIFIDLPSIGRALAFAQKMLYDVNRGEAVDTRIISEVYTFRVAVEGLRISLNNAGRFPIKELGKPNKTKIEFSELQVQDKSHALIAQALQSQTRKFKTIVAVVDASGLGGIRKHWNTPVPPEVRDLVGQLVTECESDGEVPNHAEKRRLLSNKYLVAVGAGATAVFGASSLSKVVPASTFVKVVTFKLPTSLKLLLTQTQKITAISMGKTLGPTKLLAPGLANSGANATSALKAATSAEKIRTVVHSVIASAEKTSFSAMKTAFYEIMRKRQVQPVGVLPWATFGCSIATCSALLMHGDGIECAVESLPAAPSIASLGRGVQSLHRASQVIGQTDGPRIQKSIESLMYRLKKVNMQ encoded by the coding sequence ATGGCACTTGAATTTATCTATAGCCTACAAAATGTTTGGCCTTTGTCAATATTGAAAGCTGATGATTTGAAGGCATCTGACAGAATAGTTAGGAAGCTTTCTATACCAGAAAACACGAAAAGTTTCGTTTTTGCAGTTCGAGATCCAAAATCTCAATCTGTGATTTATATACTTTGTGCTCAGAATTTATCTGAGAGGTCAGCTGTCGATGTTGAGTGCCTTATAAGAGAGATTCGACCTGATGCTGTTGTGGCTCAGGTGGGTCATTCGCCATTGGTTCAAATTCAATCCGAAGAGAGTGAATTGGGAAATATTGCTGATGATCTAGTTCCCACTTCGTCATTTGGAGTGATTAAAAGatgctttttaaataagattaacAAGGAAAAGTATGAAGATTTGGCTGGAAGCTTGGTTTTGAGAGAAATATTTGGGACGGGTTTTCACGGGCATATCTTGGCTGCCAAGAAGGTGGCCGAGGAGGTAGGTTCATCTTTTTTGGTGCTTGAAACTTCATCTATCAATACAGTTATTGGGGACAATTCTTCGAGTGAAGTTGACACTGGGAGTGAAGTTGACACAGGGAGCAGAGTTCATGCTTTTGTTAGTAGTTTAGTGCCACAGAAAGCAGGTTCCATTTCTTTGCAAAGTTCGAGGAGGTTTAGTCTTGATGATAATGTTCAGTCACGGATGGTGAAGTTGTCATCTTCTTATATGGATTTGTCAATGCGTAAGTTGCGTCCTTCAAGTTCTGTTTCAGAGTCAGGATTAAAAGAAATTCATCCAGGAAACAGTTTCCAGGTGCCACCATTTGCCCAATCTGTGTATCCATTACTTCAAGATCTACATAATATATTCATTGATCTCCCGTCAATCGGTAGGGCTTTAGCCTTTGCACAGAAAATGCTATATGATGTAAACAGGGGGGAAGCTGTGGATACCCGAATCATATCCGAAGTGTACACCTTCCGAGTTGCTGTTGAGGGTCTGAGAATTTCTCTTAATAATGCCGGTCGATTTCCCATTAAAGAACTGGGGAAGCCCAACAAGACTAAGATTGAGTTTTCAGAGCTTCAGGTTCAGGACAAGTCACATGCACTCATTGCACAGGCCCTTCAAAGCCAGACTAGGAAGTTCAAGACTATAGTAGCTGTAGTAGATGCTAGTGGCTTAGGAGGTATCAGGAAACATTGGAACACTCCTGTGCCTCCAGAAGTGAGGGATTTGGTTGGGCAGCTTGTCACTGAGTGTGAAAGTGATGGAGAAGTTCCAAATCATGCTGAAAAGAGAAGGCTACTTTCTAACAAATATTTGGTGGCAGTTGGAGCTGGGGCAACAGCAGTTTTTGGAGCTTCATCGCTTTCTAAAGTTGTTCCTGCGTCTACATTCGTGAAGGTCGTTACATTTAAATTACCTACTTCCCTTAAACTTCTGCTGACCCAAACCCAAAAGATAACGGCAATATCTATGGGCAAGACTCTTGGTCCAACAAAACTGCTGGCCCCTGGATTGGCCAATTCTGGAGCCAATGCAACATCTGCCTTGAAGGCAGCCACTTCTGCCGAGAAAATCCGGACAGTGGTCCACAGTGTTATAGCCTCTGCTGAGAAAACCAGTTTTTCAGCTATGAAAACAGCTTTCTATGAAATAATGAGAAAACGACAGGTACAACCTGTCGGTGTCCTACCTTGGGCAACATTCGGTTGCAGTATTGCAACTTGCTCAGCATTGCTCATGCATGGAGATGGGATTGAATGTGCAGTTGAATCTCTTCCTGCAGCCCCTTCTATCGCCAGTTTGGGTCGTGGGGTTCAGAGTTTGCATCGGGCATCTCAAGTAATTGGGCAGACAGATGGCCCCAGGATACAGAAATCTATAGAGTCGTTGATGTACAGGTTGAAGAAAGTAAACATGCAATAA
- the LOC7486029 gene encoding uncharacterized protein LOC7486029 isoform X2, which yields MALEFIYSLQNVWPLSILKADDLKASDRIVRKLSIPENTKSFVFAVRDPKSQSVIYILCAQNLSERSAVDVECLIREIRPDAVVAQVGHSPLVQIQSEESELGNIADDLVPTSSFGVIKRCFLNKINKEKYEDLAGSLVLREIFGTGFHGHILAAKKVAEEVGSSFLVLETSSINTVIGDNSSSEVDTGSEVDTGSRVHAFVSSLVPQKAGSISLQSSRRFSLDDNVQSRMVKLSSSYMDLSMRKLRPSSSVSESGLKEIHPGNSFQVPPFAQSVYPLLQDLHNIFIDLPSIGRALAFAQKMLYDVNRGEAVDTRIISEVYTFRVAVEGLRISLNNAGRFPIKELGKPNKTKIEFSELQVQDKSHALIAQALQSQTRKFKTIVAVVDASGLGGIRKHWNTPVPPEVRDLVGQLVTECESDGEVPNHAEKRRLLSNKYLVAVGAGATAVFGASSLSKVVPASTFVKVVTFKLPTSLKLLLTQTQKITAISMGKTLGPTKLLAPGLANSGANATSALKAATSAEKIRTVVHSVIASAEKTSFSAMKTAFYEIMRKRQVQPVGVLPWATFGCSIATCSALLMHGDGIECAVESLPAAPSIASLGRGVQSLHRASQVIGQTDGPRIQKSIESLMYRLKKVKMQ from the exons ATGGCACTTGAATTTATCTATAGCCTACAAAATGTTTGGCCTTTGTCAATATTGAAAGCTGATGATTTGAAGGCATCTGACAGAATAGTTAGGAAGCTTTCTATACCAGAAAACACGAAAAGTTTCGTTTTTGCAGTTCGAGATCCAAAATCTCAATCTGTGATTTATATACTTTGTGCTCAGAATTTATCTGAGAGGTCAGCTGTCGATGTTGAGTGCCTTATAAGAGAGATTCGACCTGATGCTGTTGTGGCTCAGGTGGGTCATTCGCCATTGGTTCAAATTCAATCCGAAGAGAGTGAATTGGGAAATATTGCTGATGATCTAGTTCCCACTTCGTCATTTGGAGTGATTAAAAGatgctttttaaataagattaacAAGGAAAAGTATGAAGATTTGGCTGGAAGCTTGGTTTTGAGAGAAATATTTGGGACGGGTTTTCACGGGCATATCTTGGCTGCCAAGAAGGTGGCCGAGGAGGTAGGTTCATCTTTTTTGGTGCTTGAAACTTCATCTATCAATACAGTTATTGGGGACAATTCTTCGAGTGAAGTTGACACTGGGAGTGAAGTTGACACAGGGAGCAGAGTTCATGCTTTTGTTAGTAGTTTAGTGCCACAGAAAGCAGGTTCCATTTCTTTGCAAAGTTCGAGGAGGTTTAGTCTTGATGATAATGTTCAGTCACGGATGGTGAAGTTGTCATCTTCTTATATGGATTTGTCAATGCGTAAGTTGCGTCCTTCAAGTTCTGTTTCAGAGTCAGGATTAAAAGAAATTCATCCAGGAAACAGTTTCCAGGTGCCACCATTTGCCCAATCTGTGTATCCATTACTTCAAGATCTACATAATATATTCATTGATCTCCCGTCAATCGGTAGGGCTTTAGCCTTTGCACAGAAAATGCTATATGATGTAAACAGGGGGGAAGCTGTGGATACCCGAATCATATCCGAAGTGTACACCTTCCGAGTTGCTGTTGAGGGTCTGAGAATTTCTCTTAATAATGCCGGTCGATTTCCCATTAAAGAACTGGGGAAGCCCAACAAGACTAAGATTGAGTTTTCAGAGCTTCAGGTTCAGGACAAGTCACATGCACTCATTGCACAGGCCCTTCAAAGCCAGACTAGGAAGTTCAAGACTATAGTAGCTGTAGTAGATGCTAGTGGCTTAGGAGGTATCAGGAAACATTGGAACACTCCTGTGCCTCCAGAAGTGAGGGATTTGGTTGGGCAGCTTGTCACTGAGTGTGAAAGTGATGGAGAAGTTCCAAATCATGCTGAAAAGAGAAGGCTACTTTCTAACAAATATTTGGTGGCAGTTGGAGCTGGGGCAACAGCAGTTTTTGGAGCTTCATCGCTTTCTAAAGTTGTTCCTGCGTCTACATTCGTGAAGGTCGTTACATTTAAATTACCTACTTCCCTTAAACTTCTGCTGACCCAAACCCAAAAGATAACGGCAATATCTATGGGCAAGACTCTTGGTCCAACAAAACTGCTGGCCCCTGGATTGGCCAATTCTGGAGCCAATGCAACATCTGCCTTGAAGGCAGCCACTTCTGCCGAGAAAATCCGGACAGTGGTCCACAGTGTTATAGCCTCTGCTGAGAAAACCAGTTTTTCAGCTATGAAAACAGCTTTCTATGAAATAATGAGAAAACGACAGGTACAACCTGTCGGTGTCCTACCTTGGGCAACATTCGGTTGCAGTATTGCAACTTGCTCAGCATTGCTCATGCATGGAGATGGGATTGAATGTGCAGTTGAATCTCTTCCTGCAGCCCCTTCTATCGCCAGTTTGGGTCGTGGGGTTCAGAGTTTGCATCGGGCATCTCAAGTAATTGGGCAGACAGATGGCCCCAGGATACAGAAATCTATAGAGTCGTTGATGTACAG GTTGAAGAAAGTAAAGATGCAATAA